The Triticum aestivum cultivar Chinese Spring chromosome 7B, IWGSC CS RefSeq v2.1, whole genome shotgun sequence genome window below encodes:
- the LOC123162834 gene encoding germin-like protein 5-1: protein MAAATLLLVLTVVALGSGHVDAFDPNPLQDFCVADPTSKVHENGVACKDPAAVVAEDFLFGGLDKPGGKTSKRFGFTANQVQIPGLNTLGESHVRLDVVPGGVFPVHYHPRAAETALVLEGSVYFGFVSSYPDNKLYAKVLRKGDVFAVPQGLVHFLYNNGTAPATLYASLSSQNPGLVLLGNSLFAGALPDDLVAKTLLTDAHTVQTIKANFRRP, encoded by the exons ATGGCTGCTGCGACGTTGCTCTTGGTGCTCACGGTCGTCGCTCTCGGCTCCGGCCATGTCGACGCTTTCGACCCTAACCCTCTCCAGGACTTCTGCGTCGCCGACCCCACGTCCAAAG TGCACGAGAACGGGGTGGCGTGCAAGGACccagcggcggtggtggcggaaGACTTCCTCTTCGGCGGCCTGGACAAGCCGGGCGGCAAGACGAGCAAGCGCTTCGGGTTCACGGCGAACCAGGTGCAGATCCCGGGCCTGAACACGCTGGGCGAGTCCCACGTCCGCCTCGACGTCGTGCCGGGCGGCGTCTTCCCGGTGCACTACCACCCGAGGGCGGCGGAGACGGCGCTGGTGCTGGAGGGCTCCGTCTACTTCGGCTTCGTCTCCTCCTACCCGGACAACAAGCTCTATGCCAAGGTGCTCCGCAAGGGCGACGTCTTCGCCGTGCCGCAGGGGCTCGTGCACTTCCTCTACAACAACGGCACCGCGCCGGCCACGCTCTACGCCTCCCTCAGCAGCCAGAACCCGGGGCTGGTGCTCCTCGGCAACTCGCTCTTCGCCGGGGCGCTCCCCGACGATCTCGTCGCCAAGACGCTGCTCACGGACGCGCACACCGTGCAGACCATCAAGGCAAACTTCCGGCGGCCTTGA